TGGGGGGTTAGAGGATTTTGTCGAATACGTGGTTCCTGAGCTACAGCGGCGCGGTTTGTTTCGAACGGAATACACGGGCACCACACTTCGTGCGCACTACGGGCTGGAAGTGTAGCCTCATTGCACTTAGGAATCGGTTAATATATACATTTTGGCTCACGAACTTTGAGGTTCGTGAGTTTTTTGATGTGCCATGAAACGCCGAGTGTGGATTGCTTTAGAGATGAATTATGGAACCGTGAATAAAAATATATAATTCCGATGAGGTTTGTTGTATATTTGTGTTATTGGTTATTGTCATGACGACGTTACTTGTTACAATCATTTCAGTATATTTAAATCGTTTGCCTAGGGATGGCGAAGCAGTATGAAGACGAGTGTACCTTTATATCATCAGTTGAAAAGTGATTTGATTCATGATCTTCAAAGGAATCGTTGGCACCCAGGTGAACGAATTCCATCAGAAGCCGAGTTGGCGAAAGAACACGGCGTGAGTCGCATTACAGTCCGGCAAGCACTATCCGATTTGGTGTCCATGGGGTACCTGGAAAGACGTCAGGGTGTCGGGACATTTGTTACAAAGTCGGAGCGAAATACACAGGCTGTCTCGAGACTGAAGGGCTTTGCGGAAGAGCTTCGGTTGGCTGGAAATGACGTCGATGTATACGTTAAGAGCATTGAGAAAGTTGGTTGTTCTGAAAAGATTGCCATTCAGCTCAATGTTGAAGAGGGGACCAGTGTCGTGAAAATCTGTCGCATTGCCTCTGTATCGGACGTACCGATTTTTCGGGAAATGTCGTATCTCTTAGTACCGAGGAATGTGACGTTTGACGAGTTGAAAGAGCAATCCCAATTTCACAATCACATCTATGGCTTTTTCGAGCAGCATGGTGTGAAAATTGCGCATGGTAGCCAGAAAATTTCCGCCGAGCGTTCGACCTATGACGACGTGCAAGAACTAGGCGCAGGCCTGGACGAGCCGATTTTGGTTATCCATCGCGTGACTTCGGATGACACTGGAACGCCGGTTGAGTTTTCCGAGGTACGTTATCCATCCAGTCGCTATCAATATCATATCAATCTGACTCGCACTGGCGATCCTATCCATTAAATCCCACATCAAGAAGATTAGCAGCCCTTGTGGCTGTTTTTAATTGAACTTGTTATGACATCATATAAACCAAATGTTATTTATCGGGTTTATATGTGTTTGTCGTTGACTCACCGTTCAAGCCTCCATATAGTGTTTGTCAGAAGACGAACAAAGTCTATGGATATAGTCGGTTTTGATTGGGGCTGAAAATTGAATGAAAAAACTTGGGGTCATCGGCGTTGCACTGTTTGGTACGCTTTGCACCGTCGGATGTGGTACGGAGCATGGCGGTTCAGCAAGCACATCACCAGCGGCCAATGCATCGAGCACGGGAGCAGGTTCTTCGAGTACGGGCAAGACCGTGACACTCAATTTTGGCTCATATAGTGTGACGCAAAACGTGTACGAAAATCAGTTGTTCCCTGCCTTTCAAAAATATTGGAAGCAAAAGACTGGGCAAACGGTGAAATTTAACGCGTCGTTTCAAGGTTCCGGTTCTGAGGCACAAGCCATTGCAAATGGTTTGCCGGTAGATGTAGCAGCCCTTTCTTTGGAGGCGGACATCGATAAGATTCAGCAGGCAGGGCTTATTACACACAATTGGAAAGATACACCTACAGGTGGTATGGTCACTGACTCAGTGGTAGCGATCGGCGTGCGCAAAGGCAATCCAAAGCACATTGAGACGTGGGCTGACCTTGCAAAACCTGGGGTCGTGGTTGATTTGCCAAATCCATCGTCATCGGGTGGCGCGAAGTGGGACATCAACGCTATCTACTATTCAACGCTTCGGCATGGGAATGCTGATCAAGCCAAGTCATTGCTTGAGTCCATTTTAAAGAATGTTGAATCTTTAGATAAGTCCGGTGAAGCTTCGATGGCCACTTTTACCAACGGAACAGGGGATGCGGTCGTCAGCTACGAGAACGAGATATTGGAATCGAGCCATAATCTGAAATCTTTTTCCGAAGTGCTTCCAAGCTCGACCATGTTGATTGAAAACCCGATTGCCGTCGTCGACAAAAATGTAGATGCAGATGGTACGCGTCAAGTGGCGGAGGCCTTTGTCAATTGGTTGGAGGGTCCAACTGCTCAGAAGATATTCATGGAGGCGGGATTCCGTCCAGTGATTCCACAGCTACACGCACAGTCGAAAAAGCAATTTAAGACGCCGTCCGACCTATTTACCGTCAAGGAATTAGGGGGTTGGTCGACTATCAATAACACGCTCTATTCTAGCAATGGTATTTGGACTCAGGTGCTTGAGAGCAGATGATTCGGCAGATACGTGCACGGCTCGCCTTTACAACGGTATCAG
Above is a genomic segment from Alicyclobacillus acidoterrestris containing:
- a CDS encoding GntR family transcriptional regulator is translated as MKTSVPLYHQLKSDLIHDLQRNRWHPGERIPSEAELAKEHGVSRITVRQALSDLVSMGYLERRQGVGTFVTKSERNTQAVSRLKGFAEELRLAGNDVDVYVKSIEKVGCSEKIAIQLNVEEGTSVVKICRIASVSDVPIFREMSYLLVPRNVTFDELKEQSQFHNHIYGFFEQHGVKIAHGSQKISAERSTYDDVQELGAGLDEPILVIHRVTSDDTGTPVEFSEVRYPSSRYQYHINLTRTGDPIH
- a CDS encoding sulfate ABC transporter substrate-binding protein; translated protein: MKKLGVIGVALFGTLCTVGCGTEHGGSASTSPAANASSTGAGSSSTGKTVTLNFGSYSVTQNVYENQLFPAFQKYWKQKTGQTVKFNASFQGSGSEAQAIANGLPVDVAALSLEADIDKIQQAGLITHNWKDTPTGGMVTDSVVAIGVRKGNPKHIETWADLAKPGVVVDLPNPSSSGGAKWDINAIYYSTLRHGNADQAKSLLESILKNVESLDKSGEASMATFTNGTGDAVVSYENEILESSHNLKSFSEVLPSSTMLIENPIAVVDKNVDADGTRQVAEAFVNWLEGPTAQKIFMEAGFRPVIPQLHAQSKKQFKTPSDLFTVKELGGWSTINNTLYSSNGIWTQVLESR